The following are encoded together in the Panicum virgatum strain AP13 chromosome 6K, P.virgatum_v5, whole genome shotgun sequence genome:
- the LOC120711097 gene encoding UDP-galactose transporter 1-like isoform X1, with protein sequence MQSSSGGAGRFLLVPTHPILCSPSMEDGKMGNATTIRTVLAILQWWGFNVTVIIINKWIFQKLEFKFPLTVSCVHFICSSIGAYIAIKVLKTKPLIEVASEDRWRRIFPMSFVFCINIVLGNVSLRYIPVSFMQTIKSFTPATTVILQWLVWRKYFEWHIWASLIPIVGGILLTSITELSFNTFGFCAAMVGCLATSTKTILAESLLHGYKFDSINTVYYMAPFATMILSIPAIVLEGSGVVSWLYTYDSVAPALVIIITSGVLAFCLNFSIFYVIHSTTAVTFNVAGNLKVAVAVLVSWMIFRNPISAMNAVGCAITLVGCTFYGYVRHLISQQATAAPGPRTPRGRMEMLPLTGEKQGDKI encoded by the exons ATGCAAAGTAGCTCA GGAGGCGCTGGCCGGTTTCTCTTGGTTCCTACCCACCCAATCCTTTGCTCCCCTTCCATGGAGGACGGCAAGATGGGGAACGCCACCACCATCCGCACGGTGCTCGCCATCCTCCAGTGGTGGGGCTTCAACGTCaccgtcatcatcatcaacaaGTGGATCTTCCAG AAATTGGAGTTCAAGTTTCCTCTGACTGTGTCATGCGTCCACTTCATATGCTCTTCTATTGGAGCATATATCGCAATCAAAGTGCTGAAAACAAAGCCGTTGATCGAGGTTGCCTCGGAGGATCGATGGAGAAGGATATTCCCAATGTCATTTGTATTCTGCATAAACATCGTGTTGGGGAATGTCAGCCTGCGCTACATTCCAGTCTCCTTCATGCAGACAATAAAATCTTTCACTCCTGCAACAACAG TGATTCTTCAGTGGTTGGTCTGGAGGAAATATTTCGAGTGGCACATCTGGGCTTCTTTGATCCCAATAGTGGGAGGGATTCTGCTGACTTCCATAACTGAGCTGAGCTTCAACACGTTTGGCTTTTGTGCTGCCATGGTGGGCTGCCTGGCCACATCCACAAAGACCATCCTGGCAGAGTCCCTGCTCCATGGATACAAGTTTGACAG CATCAACACGGTGTACTACATGGCACCATTTGCGACGATGATCCTGTCAATTCCAGCAATCGTGCTTGAAGGCAGCGGCGTGGTGAGCTGGCTCTACACCTACGACTCTGTGGCCCCTGCGCTGGTGATCATCATCACGTCGGGGGTGCTGGCCTTCTGCCTCAACTTCTCCATCTTCTACGTGATCCACTCGACGACGGCCGTGACCTTCAACGTGGCCGGCAACCTcaaggtggcggtggcggtgctggtGTCGTGGATGATCTTCCGGAACCCCATCTCGGCGATGAATGCCGTCGGCTGCGCCATCACCCTTGTCGGCTGCACCTTCTACGGCTATGTGAGGCACCTCATCTCGCAgcaggccaccgccgcgccgggccCGCGCACGCCCAGAGGCCGCATGGAGATGCTGCCGCTCACCGGCGAGAAGCAAGGCGACAAGATTTAG
- the LOC120711097 gene encoding UDP-galactose transporter 1-like isoform X2, which translates to MEDGKMGNATTIRTVLAILQWWGFNVTVIIINKWIFQKLEFKFPLTVSCVHFICSSIGAYIAIKVLKTKPLIEVASEDRWRRIFPMSFVFCINIVLGNVSLRYIPVSFMQTIKSFTPATTVILQWLVWRKYFEWHIWASLIPIVGGILLTSITELSFNTFGFCAAMVGCLATSTKTILAESLLHGYKFDSINTVYYMAPFATMILSIPAIVLEGSGVVSWLYTYDSVAPALVIIITSGVLAFCLNFSIFYVIHSTTAVTFNVAGNLKVAVAVLVSWMIFRNPISAMNAVGCAITLVGCTFYGYVRHLISQQATAAPGPRTPRGRMEMLPLTGEKQGDKI; encoded by the exons ATGGAGGACGGCAAGATGGGGAACGCCACCACCATCCGCACGGTGCTCGCCATCCTCCAGTGGTGGGGCTTCAACGTCaccgtcatcatcatcaacaaGTGGATCTTCCAG AAATTGGAGTTCAAGTTTCCTCTGACTGTGTCATGCGTCCACTTCATATGCTCTTCTATTGGAGCATATATCGCAATCAAAGTGCTGAAAACAAAGCCGTTGATCGAGGTTGCCTCGGAGGATCGATGGAGAAGGATATTCCCAATGTCATTTGTATTCTGCATAAACATCGTGTTGGGGAATGTCAGCCTGCGCTACATTCCAGTCTCCTTCATGCAGACAATAAAATCTTTCACTCCTGCAACAACAG TGATTCTTCAGTGGTTGGTCTGGAGGAAATATTTCGAGTGGCACATCTGGGCTTCTTTGATCCCAATAGTGGGAGGGATTCTGCTGACTTCCATAACTGAGCTGAGCTTCAACACGTTTGGCTTTTGTGCTGCCATGGTGGGCTGCCTGGCCACATCCACAAAGACCATCCTGGCAGAGTCCCTGCTCCATGGATACAAGTTTGACAG CATCAACACGGTGTACTACATGGCACCATTTGCGACGATGATCCTGTCAATTCCAGCAATCGTGCTTGAAGGCAGCGGCGTGGTGAGCTGGCTCTACACCTACGACTCTGTGGCCCCTGCGCTGGTGATCATCATCACGTCGGGGGTGCTGGCCTTCTGCCTCAACTTCTCCATCTTCTACGTGATCCACTCGACGACGGCCGTGACCTTCAACGTGGCCGGCAACCTcaaggtggcggtggcggtgctggtGTCGTGGATGATCTTCCGGAACCCCATCTCGGCGATGAATGCCGTCGGCTGCGCCATCACCCTTGTCGGCTGCACCTTCTACGGCTATGTGAGGCACCTCATCTCGCAgcaggccaccgccgcgccgggccCGCGCACGCCCAGAGGCCGCATGGAGATGCTGCCGCTCACCGGCGAGAAGCAAGGCGACAAGATTTAG
- the LOC120711099 gene encoding uncharacterized protein LOC120711099 — MAMNSFYSSMAHGLEALQHSPHACLSAPFLQQAAALLRSLHSQLLHLVQRLHLPPGERWLDEYMDETSRLWDACQLARAGASALDAYCAAAARVAPAIHAWRRLYDADLQVVQRAVSAPRRHAAGLQQDNRALADARLDPATLLLDARSPLDFKLNAFNGFRGVLYALRNASSLLLIVLISGTVTCLPDLLLTCAPGAAAAPAGAATHHQHYAASMLARLRQRVAQELVDSAGSSAAGNGIMMYEFRQARAAIDSLKQDLDRVVAMGCRHPPEDIIGGLAQRAEIIDGWVGMLRSGADSLIVELDDFFDEIVEGRKMLSDLCSHR; from the coding sequence ATGGCGATGAACAGCTTCTACTCGTCCATGGCGCACGGGCTGGAGGCGCTCCAGCACAGCCCGCACGCGTGCCTGTCGGCGCCCTTCctccagcaggcggcggcgctgctgcgctCCCTGCACTCGCAGCTCCTCCACCTGGTGCAGCGCCTCCACCTGCCGCCCGGCGAGCGCTGGCTCGACGAGTACATGGACGAGACCTCCCGCCTCTGGGACGCCTGCCAGCTCGCCCGCGCCGGGGCCTCCGCGCTCGACGCctactgcgccgccgccgcccgcgtcgcgCCGGCGATCCACGCCTGGCGCCGCCTCTACGACGCCGACCTCCAGGTCGTCCAGCGCGCCGTCAGCGCGCCcaggcgccacgccgccggcctccagcAGGACAACCGCGCGCTCGCCGACGCCAGGCTCGACCCGGCGACGCTCCTCCTCGacgcccgctccccgctcgACTTCAAGCTCAACGCCTTCAACGGCTTCCGGGGGGTCCTCTACGCGCTGCGCAACGCCAGCTCCTTGCTCCTCATCgtcctcatctccggcaccgtCACCTGCCTCCCCGACCTCCTCCTCACATGCGCTCctggcgctgccgccgctcctgcTGGCGCCGCCACCCACCACCAGCACTACGCCGCCTCCATGCTGGCACGCCTGCGCCAGCGCGTCGCCCAAGAATTAGTGGACTCAGCTGGCTCATCTGCTGCTGGGAATGGGATCATGATGTACGAGTTCCGCCAGGCCAGGGCTGCCATCGACAGCCTCAAGCAAGACTTGGACAGGGTCGTCGCCATGGGCTGCCGCCACCCGCCTGAGGACATTATTGGCGGCCTCGCCCAGAGAGCGGAGATCATCGATGGCTGGGTCGGGATGCTGCGATCAGGAGCCGACAGCCTCatcgtcgagctcgacgacTTCTTCGATGAGATCGTCGAGGGCAGGAAGATGCTCTCCGACCTCTGCAGCCATCGCTAG